The Hyalangium minutum genomic interval TGCGCCTCCATGGCCACAGGGGTGATGAGCTCCACCTCGATGGCGATGTTGTCGCCCGGCATCACCATCTCCACGTTCTCCGGCAGCTTCACCGTTCCCGTCACGTCCGTCGTGCGGAAGTAGAACTGCGGACGGTACCCCTTGAAGAACGGCGTGTGGCGGCCGCCCTCTTCCTTCGTCAGCACGTAGATCTGCGCCTTGAACTTGGTGTGCGGCGTAATCGAGCCCGGCTTGGCAATCACCTGCCCGCGCTCAATGTCCTCGCGCTTCAGGCCACGCACCAGCGCGCCGATGTTGTCGCCCGCCCGGCCCTCGTCCAGCAGCTTGCGGAACATCTCCACGCCCGTCACCACCGTCTTCTGCGTCGGGCGCAGTCCCACAATCTCCACTTCCTCGCCCACCTTGACGGTGCCGCGCTCCACGCGGCCGGTGGCCACCGTTCCGCGGCCGGCGATGGAGAACACATCCTCCACAGGCATCAGGAACGGCTTGTCCGTCGCGCGCTCCGGCGTCGGAATGTAGCTGTCCACCGCCTCCATCAGCTTGAGAATCGCTCCCTCGCCGATCTCGCTCGTGTCTCCCTCCAGCGCCTTCAGCGCGCTGCCGGGGATGATCGGAATCTTGTCGCCCGGGAACTCGTACTTCTTGAGCAGGTCGCGAACCTCCATCTCCACCAGCTCGCGCAGCTCCGGGTCGTCCAGCATGTCCACCTTGTTCAGGAAGACCACGATGTAGGGCACGCCCACCTGCCGAGCCAGCAGGATGTGCTCGCGCGTCTGCGGCATCGGGCCGTCCGCCGCGGACACCACCAGGATGGCGCCGTCCATCTGCGCCGCG includes:
- the tuf gene encoding elongation factor Tu — translated: MAKEKFDRSKPHVNIGTIGHVDHGKTSLTAAITKVLAKTGGATFLAYDQIDKAPEERERGITISTAHVEYQTKARHYAHVDCPGHADYVKNMITGAAQMDGAILVVSAADGPMPQTREHILLARQVGVPYIVVFLNKVDMLDDPELRELVEMEVRDLLKKYEFPGDKIPIIPGSALKALEGDTSEIGEGAILKLMEAVDSYIPTPERATDKPFLMPVEDVFSIAGRGTVATGRVERGTVKVGEEVEIVGLRPTQKTVVTGVEMFRKLLDEGRAGDNIGALVRGLKREDIERGQVIAKPGSITPHTKFKAQIYVLTKEEGGRHTPFFKGYRPQFYFRTTDVTGTVKLPENVEMVMPGDNIAIEVELITPVAMEA